From Epinephelus lanceolatus isolate andai-2023 chromosome 12, ASM4190304v1, whole genome shotgun sequence, the proteins below share one genomic window:
- the nyap2b gene encoding uncharacterized protein nyap2b isoform X1, translated as MMSSKEEETLRFFQYVEENGLRAYNGLVAQNLDHARNERNRTFLQEKNDKKRKQEEAIRRTGEDIATEGKHLRMGSITMPDPQERMPMPHPHALACGQGFSVRSQSLHSVGGGNSGGGGEEEVGSPTSRKQPPPKPRRDPATKLSMSSEAVDHSPTSTCRGERCDAAQGCSEDCRRVPPPKPKRNPNTQLSVSFDESYIKSHGGGGVCPSRPSPCERNASPPQSDESPTDDCEDEPVYIEMGGIDVGAREPLKSEDEEPGESVYEEMKYPALDDMEYRTDPVGCRSACPTPAPYDPEPLSRCSTPRNIPLCDIPAPFPNLLTHRPPLLVFPPAPAQCSPNSDESPLTPLDVAKLPMLENQSYSKSPTSSTEPPSSAHIRRELTATPTLTVSGRSSAPPLPCTLYKSSSSTSYQRSHSACPSPVSMGRCLTPLSLMRTPPFDAPMPFPGGLPRSASATPHGKGSPPQDGVGRHHGSMQNVSTGRSRTPTSPLDELTNLFTTGRNMLKKNASGRKSKEPGETESKSKSHSESKREGKERHSHSHSKESKRDSKDRHSKESSHRRDRDKDKDKDRDKDKDRDKDKERGSSNVEPLPHRRNSKDRTYSGADAPPVRRDSRDQGCSSVEPIPLIRRDSKDRGLSNGDLMLRRDSKDRGGGHGMEPLLRQDSKDRERLLDQPPELLPRQDSKERARNGVDCRPESRDRLLDQPPELLPRQDSKERARNGVDSKHESRDRPPELLPRQENKDRARTGTEYRHDSKDHRPDLLPQQDNKERARNDVEHRHEGRIDQPPEILPRQETSRSSNSKDRVGYSSESKHEGRDRSCYNGGDLPPPPLPRQDSKDLSRTGLEARRDSKDRSLNGSEQHHYDVKSTKSPSAMEYRCDSKERGYRSDGTPRRDNRANYSTDQSKAQERNGSTVSGQHSSTTTPTHHRRSSGSPPTTMGTGNDLKAAAKYGRSPSMPANPSPMGTPQRKAAETHQSQMPQMPWICGDTTMLEQIERKRTLCMEIRSRQHPHLQRSLERPPPLDRNEERHQERSQCKQESASVLPGWGKSSGAKKIRPPPYPTQKTVFWDTAI; from the exons ATGATGAGCTCCAAAGAGGAGGAAACTCTCCGTTTTTTCCAGTATGTTGAGGAGAATGGGCTGAGAGCCTACAACGGCCTGGTAGCACAGAACTTGGACCACGCCAGGAATGAGAGAAATAGGACATTCCTGCAGGAGAAAAACGACAAGAAGAGAAAACAGGAGGAAGCCATAAGGAG GACAGGTGAGGACATCGCAACTGAAGGCAAGCACTTACGAATGGGCTCCATCACCATGCCGGACCCCCAGGAACGCATGCCCATGCCCCACCCGCACGCCCTCGCCTGCGGGCAGGGCTTCTCCGTACGCTCCCAGTCCCTCCACTCTGTCGGCGGTGGGAACAGTGGTggcggaggagaggaggaagtgggaAGCCCGACCTCTAGGAAGCAACCCCCACCCAAGCCCAGGAGGGACCCAGCCACGAAGCTGAGCATGTCGTCTGAGGCGGTGGACCACAGTCCCACGTCCACCTGCCGCGGGGAGAGATGTGACG CAGCTCAAGGatgcagtgaggactgcaggaGGGTGCCGCCACCCAAACCTAAGAGGAACCCCAACACACAACTGAGTGTTTCCTTCGATGAGTCCTACATCAAGAGCCACGGAGGCGGCGGTGTTTGCCCCTCCAGACCCTCCCCCTGCGAACGTAACGCCTCGCCTCCACAGAGCGACGAGAGCCCTACGGACGACTGTGAAGATGAACCTGTCTACATAGAAATGGGTGGGATTGACGTCGGAGCAAGGGAACCCTTGAAGAGTGAGGATGAGGAACCAGGAGAGTCTGTGTACGAGGAGATGAAGTACCCAGCTCTGGATGATATGGAGTACCGCACTGACCCTGTGGGATGTCGCTCCGCGTGCCCCACCCCGGCACCCTATGACCCTGAACCTCTCAGTCGTTGCTCCACACCTCGAAACATTCCACTCTGTGACATTCCTGCACCCTTTCCCAATCTGCTCACCCATCGGCCTCCGCTGCTGGTGTTCCCACCAGCGCCGGCCCAGTGCTCGCCCAACTCGGACGAGTCTCCCCTCACCCCTCTAGATGTAGCCAAATTGCCCATGCTGGAGAATCAATCCTACAGCAAATCTCCAACATCCTCCACTGAGCCACCCTCCTCTGCACACATCCGCAGGGAGCTCACTGCCACCCCAACCCTCACCGTCTCCGGCCGCTCCTCTGCACCTCCTCTACCTTGTACCCTCTACaaatcctcctcctcgaccTCCTATCAGCGCAGCCACTCTGCTTGCCCATCGCCAGTCAGCATGGGCCGCTGTCTCACCCCTCTCAGCCTCATGCGTACACCTCCCTTTGACGCTCCAATGCCATTCCCCGGGGGTCTGCCACGGAGCGCCTCTGCCACGCCTCATGGCAAAGGCTCGCCACCTCAAGACGGTGTGGGTCGACACCATGGCTCTATGCAGAATGTGTCAACAGGGCGTTCACGGACACCAACCAGCCCACTGGACGAACTAACCAACCTGTTCACAACTGGCAGGAACATGCTAAAGAAAAATGCCAGCGGTAGGAAGTCGAAAGAGCCGGGAGAGA CTGAGTCCAAAAGCAAGTCTCACAGCGAGTCCAAGCGTGAGGGTAAGGAGCGCCACAGCCACAGTCACAGCAAGGAGTCCAAGCGGGACTCCAAGGATCGCCACAGCAAAGAGTCTTCTCACCGGAGAGatagagacaaagacaaagacaaagacagagacaaagataaagacagagacaaagataaAGAAAGGGGGAGCAGCAACGTAGAGCCACTGCCCCACAGACGCAACAGTAAAGACCGTACTTACAGCGGTGCAGATGCACCACCTGTTCGCAGGGATAGCAGGGACCAGGGCTGCAGCAGTGTGGAGCCCATCCCATTGATAAGAAGAGACTCCAAGGACAGGGGGCTTAGCAATGGTGACCTGATGCTGAGGAGAGACAGCAAAGATCGGGGAGGGGGACATGGAATGGAGCCTTTGTTGAGACAGGAcagcaaagacagagagagactgcTAGATCAGCCGCCTGAGCTGTTACCAAGACAAGACAGCAAGGAACGGGCAAGAAACGGTGTAGACTGTAGACctgagagcagagacagactgCTGGATCAGCCACCTGAACTCTTACCGCGACAGGATAGCAAAGAGAGGGCCAGGAACGGTGTGGACTCAAAGCATGAAAGCAGAGACAGGCCGCCTGAGCTTCTCCCCCGACAAGAGAACAAAGACAGAGCTAGAACTGGAACAGAATACAGGCATGACAGCAAAGACCACCGTCCTGATTTGTTACCCCAACAGGATAacaaagagagagcaagaaacgACGTAGAACATAGGCATGAAGGTAGAATAGACCAGCCGCCTGAGATCTTACCCCGACAAGAAACATCCAGAAGCAGCAACAGCAAGGACAGGGTGGGCTACAGCTCTGAATCCAAGCATGAAGGGAGAGATCGGAGCTGCTACAACGGGGGAgatctccctcctcctcctctgcccagGCAGGACAGTAAAGACCTGAGCAGGACTGGACTCGAAGCGAGACGGGACAGCAAGGACAGAAGCCTGAATGGCTCAGAGCAGCATCATTACGATGTCAAGAGCACCAAGAGCCCGTCTGCAATGGAGTATAGGTGTGATAGTAAAGAACGTGGATACAGATCAGATGGCACACCCAGACGAGACAACAGAGCCAATTACAGCACCGATCAATCAAAAGCACAAGAAAGGAATGGCAGCACAGTGTCGGGGCAGCACTCATCCACGACGACACCTACTCACCACAGGAGATCATCTGGTAGCCCACCGACGACCATGGGAACAGGAAATG ATCTGAAAGCAGCAGCTAAATACGGCCGCTCACCTTCTATGCCTGCAAACCCGTCCCCGATGGGAACGCCACAAAGGAAAGCAGCTGAGACACATCAGAGTCAG ATGCCCCAGATGCCATGGATCTGCGGAGACACCACCATGCTGGAACAGATCGAGAGGAAACGCACCCTCTGCATGGAGATCCGCTCCAGGCAACATCCGCACCTGCAGAGGTCTCTGGAGAGGCCTCCTCCTCTGGACAGGAACGAGGAGCGGCACCAGGAGAGGAGTCAGTGCAAGCAAGAAAGTGCATCCGTCCTCCCAGGCTGGGGGAAAAGCAGCGGGGCCAAAAAGATCCGTCCTCCCCCTTACCCTACACAGAAAACCGTATTCTGGGACACGGCCATCTGA
- the nyap2b gene encoding uncharacterized protein nyap2b isoform X2 — MMSSKEEETLRFFQYVEENGLRAYNGLVAQNLDHARNERNRTFLQEKNDKKRKQEEAIRRTGEDIATEGKHLRMGSITMPDPQERMPMPHPHALACGQGFSVRSQSLHSVGGGNSGGGGEEEVGSPTSRKQPPPKPRRDPATKLSMSSEAVDHSPTSTCRGERCDAQGCSEDCRRVPPPKPKRNPNTQLSVSFDESYIKSHGGGGVCPSRPSPCERNASPPQSDESPTDDCEDEPVYIEMGGIDVGAREPLKSEDEEPGESVYEEMKYPALDDMEYRTDPVGCRSACPTPAPYDPEPLSRCSTPRNIPLCDIPAPFPNLLTHRPPLLVFPPAPAQCSPNSDESPLTPLDVAKLPMLENQSYSKSPTSSTEPPSSAHIRRELTATPTLTVSGRSSAPPLPCTLYKSSSSTSYQRSHSACPSPVSMGRCLTPLSLMRTPPFDAPMPFPGGLPRSASATPHGKGSPPQDGVGRHHGSMQNVSTGRSRTPTSPLDELTNLFTTGRNMLKKNASGRKSKEPGETESKSKSHSESKREGKERHSHSHSKESKRDSKDRHSKESSHRRDRDKDKDKDRDKDKDRDKDKERGSSNVEPLPHRRNSKDRTYSGADAPPVRRDSRDQGCSSVEPIPLIRRDSKDRGLSNGDLMLRRDSKDRGGGHGMEPLLRQDSKDRERLLDQPPELLPRQDSKERARNGVDCRPESRDRLLDQPPELLPRQDSKERARNGVDSKHESRDRPPELLPRQENKDRARTGTEYRHDSKDHRPDLLPQQDNKERARNDVEHRHEGRIDQPPEILPRQETSRSSNSKDRVGYSSESKHEGRDRSCYNGGDLPPPPLPRQDSKDLSRTGLEARRDSKDRSLNGSEQHHYDVKSTKSPSAMEYRCDSKERGYRSDGTPRRDNRANYSTDQSKAQERNGSTVSGQHSSTTTPTHHRRSSGSPPTTMGTGNDLKAAAKYGRSPSMPANPSPMGTPQRKAAETHQSQMPQMPWICGDTTMLEQIERKRTLCMEIRSRQHPHLQRSLERPPPLDRNEERHQERSQCKQESASVLPGWGKSSGAKKIRPPPYPTQKTVFWDTAI, encoded by the exons ATGATGAGCTCCAAAGAGGAGGAAACTCTCCGTTTTTTCCAGTATGTTGAGGAGAATGGGCTGAGAGCCTACAACGGCCTGGTAGCACAGAACTTGGACCACGCCAGGAATGAGAGAAATAGGACATTCCTGCAGGAGAAAAACGACAAGAAGAGAAAACAGGAGGAAGCCATAAGGAG GACAGGTGAGGACATCGCAACTGAAGGCAAGCACTTACGAATGGGCTCCATCACCATGCCGGACCCCCAGGAACGCATGCCCATGCCCCACCCGCACGCCCTCGCCTGCGGGCAGGGCTTCTCCGTACGCTCCCAGTCCCTCCACTCTGTCGGCGGTGGGAACAGTGGTggcggaggagaggaggaagtgggaAGCCCGACCTCTAGGAAGCAACCCCCACCCAAGCCCAGGAGGGACCCAGCCACGAAGCTGAGCATGTCGTCTGAGGCGGTGGACCACAGTCCCACGTCCACCTGCCGCGGGGAGAGATGTGACG CTCAAGGatgcagtgaggactgcaggaGGGTGCCGCCACCCAAACCTAAGAGGAACCCCAACACACAACTGAGTGTTTCCTTCGATGAGTCCTACATCAAGAGCCACGGAGGCGGCGGTGTTTGCCCCTCCAGACCCTCCCCCTGCGAACGTAACGCCTCGCCTCCACAGAGCGACGAGAGCCCTACGGACGACTGTGAAGATGAACCTGTCTACATAGAAATGGGTGGGATTGACGTCGGAGCAAGGGAACCCTTGAAGAGTGAGGATGAGGAACCAGGAGAGTCTGTGTACGAGGAGATGAAGTACCCAGCTCTGGATGATATGGAGTACCGCACTGACCCTGTGGGATGTCGCTCCGCGTGCCCCACCCCGGCACCCTATGACCCTGAACCTCTCAGTCGTTGCTCCACACCTCGAAACATTCCACTCTGTGACATTCCTGCACCCTTTCCCAATCTGCTCACCCATCGGCCTCCGCTGCTGGTGTTCCCACCAGCGCCGGCCCAGTGCTCGCCCAACTCGGACGAGTCTCCCCTCACCCCTCTAGATGTAGCCAAATTGCCCATGCTGGAGAATCAATCCTACAGCAAATCTCCAACATCCTCCACTGAGCCACCCTCCTCTGCACACATCCGCAGGGAGCTCACTGCCACCCCAACCCTCACCGTCTCCGGCCGCTCCTCTGCACCTCCTCTACCTTGTACCCTCTACaaatcctcctcctcgaccTCCTATCAGCGCAGCCACTCTGCTTGCCCATCGCCAGTCAGCATGGGCCGCTGTCTCACCCCTCTCAGCCTCATGCGTACACCTCCCTTTGACGCTCCAATGCCATTCCCCGGGGGTCTGCCACGGAGCGCCTCTGCCACGCCTCATGGCAAAGGCTCGCCACCTCAAGACGGTGTGGGTCGACACCATGGCTCTATGCAGAATGTGTCAACAGGGCGTTCACGGACACCAACCAGCCCACTGGACGAACTAACCAACCTGTTCACAACTGGCAGGAACATGCTAAAGAAAAATGCCAGCGGTAGGAAGTCGAAAGAGCCGGGAGAGA CTGAGTCCAAAAGCAAGTCTCACAGCGAGTCCAAGCGTGAGGGTAAGGAGCGCCACAGCCACAGTCACAGCAAGGAGTCCAAGCGGGACTCCAAGGATCGCCACAGCAAAGAGTCTTCTCACCGGAGAGatagagacaaagacaaagacaaagacagagacaaagataaagacagagacaaagataaAGAAAGGGGGAGCAGCAACGTAGAGCCACTGCCCCACAGACGCAACAGTAAAGACCGTACTTACAGCGGTGCAGATGCACCACCTGTTCGCAGGGATAGCAGGGACCAGGGCTGCAGCAGTGTGGAGCCCATCCCATTGATAAGAAGAGACTCCAAGGACAGGGGGCTTAGCAATGGTGACCTGATGCTGAGGAGAGACAGCAAAGATCGGGGAGGGGGACATGGAATGGAGCCTTTGTTGAGACAGGAcagcaaagacagagagagactgcTAGATCAGCCGCCTGAGCTGTTACCAAGACAAGACAGCAAGGAACGGGCAAGAAACGGTGTAGACTGTAGACctgagagcagagacagactgCTGGATCAGCCACCTGAACTCTTACCGCGACAGGATAGCAAAGAGAGGGCCAGGAACGGTGTGGACTCAAAGCATGAAAGCAGAGACAGGCCGCCTGAGCTTCTCCCCCGACAAGAGAACAAAGACAGAGCTAGAACTGGAACAGAATACAGGCATGACAGCAAAGACCACCGTCCTGATTTGTTACCCCAACAGGATAacaaagagagagcaagaaacgACGTAGAACATAGGCATGAAGGTAGAATAGACCAGCCGCCTGAGATCTTACCCCGACAAGAAACATCCAGAAGCAGCAACAGCAAGGACAGGGTGGGCTACAGCTCTGAATCCAAGCATGAAGGGAGAGATCGGAGCTGCTACAACGGGGGAgatctccctcctcctcctctgcccagGCAGGACAGTAAAGACCTGAGCAGGACTGGACTCGAAGCGAGACGGGACAGCAAGGACAGAAGCCTGAATGGCTCAGAGCAGCATCATTACGATGTCAAGAGCACCAAGAGCCCGTCTGCAATGGAGTATAGGTGTGATAGTAAAGAACGTGGATACAGATCAGATGGCACACCCAGACGAGACAACAGAGCCAATTACAGCACCGATCAATCAAAAGCACAAGAAAGGAATGGCAGCACAGTGTCGGGGCAGCACTCATCCACGACGACACCTACTCACCACAGGAGATCATCTGGTAGCCCACCGACGACCATGGGAACAGGAAATG ATCTGAAAGCAGCAGCTAAATACGGCCGCTCACCTTCTATGCCTGCAAACCCGTCCCCGATGGGAACGCCACAAAGGAAAGCAGCTGAGACACATCAGAGTCAG ATGCCCCAGATGCCATGGATCTGCGGAGACACCACCATGCTGGAACAGATCGAGAGGAAACGCACCCTCTGCATGGAGATCCGCTCCAGGCAACATCCGCACCTGCAGAGGTCTCTGGAGAGGCCTCCTCCTCTGGACAGGAACGAGGAGCGGCACCAGGAGAGGAGTCAGTGCAAGCAAGAAAGTGCATCCGTCCTCCCAGGCTGGGGGAAAAGCAGCGGGGCCAAAAAGATCCGTCCTCCCCCTTACCCTACACAGAAAACCGTATTCTGGGACACGGCCATCTGA
- the LOC117272345 gene encoding uncharacterized protein LOC117272345, translating into MRQKMGSPVTVVSLCPLRWIFILVVFVQQLNAGGIDGPCQGRDCSICQCLPAKGARGAPGKPGQRGPPGPMGPWGREGPLGEKGRRGAEGSPGPEGPKGDRGQTGVPGFPGNDGSAGHPGAGGEPGLPGVDGCNGTRGRPGVFGIPGIDGLHGPPGLPGPKGIKGEPLYGIALPGRPGDPGRDGQPGPPGGQGNPGPKGYAGPPGPPGLEGFEGPRGARGPPGDPGGSLAGAKGDNGEQGPPGPQGPEEVIEFPPEFLPPKGYKGDWGPPGQCGQKGVRGGRGDYFIQAAKGDRGMPGSPGQRGPPGLPGRDGLPGSESPRGEKGFPGLIGRIGPKGYQGDPGPPGPLLFYNGSDARGVKGDRGYPGPAGPPGDPGYMGMHGPPGPPGLTIPEVPGRPGPQGHPGPKGYKGEPGGNDIVENPFLGPKGTKGLRGPKGVTGPPGPPDYYCEPGDPGEPGYPGPKGPRGNKGLRGIKGCPGDCNCRSGGGREGPPGPPGYPGPPGLPGTQGLKGDPGLRGNDGSRGPQGFQGAPGIKGQKGQKGHAFVVDFKGAKGNRGVPGHQGPPGATGAPGLDGSPGPPGDRGTPGAGYAGLRGPKGYPGAAGPKGYPGPAGSPGPGLPGPKGLSGPKGHPGHPGLPGIPGRQGPPGESCCHEDGIGLPGPKGEPGSPGVPGDPGRDGPLGNPGYPGPKGMKGDDSETGGMGPPGPLGLNGDPGDPGPSGIRLDGFPGSPGLQGPQGRKGDPGDVRFPKRGPTGPPGRPGAVGTKGRHGIPGIPGSPGAQGQPGRPGWKGQTGDNGDPGATGPPGPPCTVCDLTGSPGPPGPPGNPGRRGVPGYLGQKGYKGDIGPPGHGQKGPQGYPGPPALPGLAGPRGTTGPPGDPGIDGRPGQKGERGYPGRAGATGLPGPPGPPGKRGNQGERGFDGQPGDPGLPGQPGNKGVRGPPGLPGPSRLVNITKGPQGLRGRKGELGPPGPAVSPIGLKGPRGVPGDSGPDGWPGSPGFKGSTGAPGRAGIPGTPGYSGIKGFPGPRGNPGNSGDPGDQGPQGHLGIPGLPGFPGAKGEPGLSYGQPGPRGPKGLPGEDGPHAPRGSPGDPGDPGFQGRAGQPGRPGIVGEPGQLGRPGYSGPRGPSGRPGPTGLPGDHGGQGPPGPPGPDGPQGPPGPPGLDGLDGLRGPKGIKGAKGMDHPGPSGPDGFPGAKGIKGQQGPPGAFLPGPKGQRGPPGYTGFPGIPGEPGNPGIECYTPLPGPHGDLGYDGPPGPPGPPGEPGLPGSSIFSKGDPGPYGLTGLPGRKGDRGLPGPAGSQGYPGLTGQKGERGPDGSIGPPGPKGQTGVPGPWGHKGVTGSTGEAGPKGAPGDFIRERPGNAPPGLRGPAGDPGPPGYPGDAGPPGTPGRKGQKGAIGYVGLPGKSGPAGLDGPVGDQGEVGQRGFTGPQGVAGPPGDMGAPGYGGASRSGFLLVLHSQSVQVPQCPGGSSQLWVGYSLVYLEGQEKAHTQDLGQAGSCLPVFSTMPFSYCNKAACHYSSRNDKSYWLSTTAPIPMMPLFGQAIRTHISRCVVCETGAPAVAFHSQDHTVLACPPGWRSLWTGYSFLLHTGAGDEGGGQSLTSTGSCLKDFRTHPFIECQGARGSCNYFANLYSFWLTTVSQTEQFITPSPGTIKTADQQRRKASQCHVCLREQ; encoded by the exons GGATTACCTGGACCTAAAGGAATAAAAGGAGAACCTTTGTATGGCATTGCCCTTCCAGGGCGTCCA GGGGACCCTGGTAGAGATGGACAGCCTGGTCCACCT gGAGGACAAGGAAACCCTGGGCCTAAAGGCTACGCTGGCCCTCCTGGCCCTCCTGGACTCGAG GGCTTTGAAGGGCCTAGAGGTGCGAGAGGACCACCA GGCGACCCTGGAGGATCACTGGCAGGCGCTAAAGGTGACAAT GGTGAGCAAGGCCCACCTGGCCCTCAAGGACCAGAAGAAGTCATCGAGTTTCCACCAGAGTTTCTTCCACCCAAAGGTTACAAG GGAGACTGGGGTCCTCCTGGTCAATGTGGACAAAAGGGTGTAAGG GGTGGTAGAGGAGACTACTTCATACAAGCAGCTAAAGGAGACAGAGGAATGCCTGGTTCTCCTGGACAGAGA GGTCCTCCAGGACTTCCTGGTAGAGATGGATTGCCAGGATCTGAG AGTCCACGTGGAGAGAAAGGATTCCCAGGTCTCATTGGAAGAATTGGACCAAAG GGTTACCAAGGAGATCCAGGTCCCCCAGGTCCCCTGCTCTTTTACAATGGAAGTGATGCCAGAG GTGTTAAAGGTGACCGTGGGTATCCTGGCCCAGCTGGACCCCCCGGTGACCCTGGGTATATGGGCATGCATGGACCTCCTGGTCCACCAGGGTTAACAATACCAG AAGTGCCAGGGCGTCCTGGTCCCCAAGGGCACCCCGGTCCCAAGGGATACAAGGGTGAACCAGGAGGCAATGACATTGTTGAAAATCCATTTCTGGGACCAAAGGGAACCAAAGGACTCCGGGGACCTAAAGGTGTCACAGGGCCCCCAGGTCCTCCAG ATTACTATTGTGAGCCTGGTGACCCAGGGGAACCTGGTTACCCAGGACCTAAAGGACCTCGTGGAAACAAAGGGCTCAGAGGAATTAAAG GTTGTCCAGGGGATTGTAACTGTAGGTCTGGTGGGGGGAGGGAAGGGCCACCTGGTCCACCTGGTTATCCAGGACCTCCAGGGTTACCTGGAACTCAAGGACTTAAAGGAGACCCAGGGCTGAGAGGCAATGACGGTTCAAGAGGACCACAA GGCTTTCAGGGAGCTCCTGGTATAAAAGGACAAAAGGGACAAAAAGGTCACGcttttgtggtagattttaaaG GTGCCAAGGGTAACAGAGGAGTCCCTGGACATCAGGGTCCTCCTGGAGCAACAGGTGCGCCAGGACTGGATGGCTCCCCTGGTCCCCCAGGGGACCGTGGAACACCA GGTGCTGGATATGCAGGATTACGTGGTCCCAAAGGTTACCCTGGTGCTGCTGGACCCAAAGGGTATCCAGGGCCTGCTGGCTCTCCAGGTCCTGGTCTCCCAGGGCCTAAGGGCCTATCTGGACCTAAAGGTCATCCGGGACATCCTGGCCTACCAGGAATTCCTGGACGACAAGGCCCTCCAG GTGAGTCATGCTGTCATGAAGATGGGATTGGATTACCTGGTCCTAAGGGTGAACCAGGTTCACCAG GGGTTCCAGGTGACCCAGGAAGAGATGGTCCTCTGGGAAATCCAGGATACCCAGGCCCGAAAGGCATGAAAGGAGATGACAGTGAAACTGGAGGGATGGGACCTCCGG GACCTCTAGGTTTAAATGGGGATCCTGGTGACCCTGGTCCCAGTGGAATTCGCCTGGATGGCTTTCCAGGCTCTCCTGGATTGCAAGGACCACAAGGCAGGAAGGGTGACCCCGGAGATGTCCGCTTTCCCAAACGTGGCCCTACTGGCCCACCTGGCCGCCCTGGGGCTGTAGGGACAAAGGGACGCCATGGCATTCCCGGAATACCAGGATCTCCAG GCGCACAAGGTCAACCTGGACGACCAGGTTGGAAAGGACAGACAGGAGACAATGGTGACCCTGGGGCCACAGGTCCCCCAGGCCCACCCTGCACTGTGTGTGATCTGACTGGATCTCCAGGCCCTCCTGGACCTCCAGGAAACCCTGGACGGAGGGGAGTACCAG GCTACCTTGGCCAGAAGGGTTATAAAGGAGATATAGGTCCTCCTGGTCATGGACAAAAGGGCCCACAAGGTTACCCTGGCCCTCCCGCTTTGCCAGGCCTAGCTGGACCCAGGGGCACCACTGGCCCCCCAGGAGATCCTGGGATCGATGGCAGGCCAGGACAGAAAG GTGAAAGGGGTTACCCAGGCAGGGCTGGGGCCACAGGATTACCAGGTCCTCCTGGACCTCCAGGAAAAAGAGGTAATCAAGGAGAGAGGGGCTTTGATGGTCAGCCAGGTGACCCCGGACTCCCAGGACAGCCTGGCAATAAAG GTGTACGTGGTCCACCAGGATTACCAGGACCATCAAGGCTCGTGAATATAACAAAAGGCCCACAGGGACTTAGAGGAAGGAAGGGGGAATTGGGGCCACCAGGACCTGCAG tgtcaccTATAGGCTTAAAGGGCCCAAGGGGAGTGCCAGGTGACTCAGGACCTGATGGATGGCCGGGTTCGCCAGGGTTTAAAGGCAGCACTGGTGCTCCAGGCAGAGCAGGAATACCAGGAACTCCTGGGTACTCTGGAATCAAAGGTTTCCCTGGTCCAAGGGGAAATCCTGGAAATTCTGGAGATCCG GGAGATCAAGGGCCTCAAGGACATTTGGGTATCCCAGGGCTACCAGGATTTCCAGGAGCCAAGG GTGAGCCAGGACTGTCTTATGGACAACCTGGTCCACGTGGACCCAAAGGATTGCCAGGGGAGGATGGTCCTCATG CACCCAGAGGAAGTCCAGGAGATCCAGGGGACCCAGGATTCCAGGGAAGAGCAGGACAGCCTGGACGACCAGGCATTGTTGGGGAACCAGGACAACTAGGAAGACCAG GCTACTCAGGACCTCGTGGCCCATCAGGTCGTCCAGGTCCTACAGGTCTTCCAGGTGATCATGGAGGTCAGGGACCACCAGGCCCACCTGGCCCTGATGGGCCCCAAG GGCCCCCTGGACCACCAGGTTTGGATGGACTGGATGGACTTAGAGGTCCAAAAGGGATAAAAGGAGCAAAGG GCATGGATCACCCTGGCCCATCAGGACCAGATGGTTTTCCTGGAGCCAAAGGTATTAAGGGCCAGCAAGGGCCTCCAGGAGCCTTTTTACCAGGGCCCAAAGGCCAGAGGGGTCCACCTGGCTACACAG GTTTTCCAGGTATTCCAGGGGAACCTGGTAACCCTGGCATAGAATGCTACACACCTTTGCCAGGACCCCACGGAGATTTAGGATATGATGGACCTCCAGGGCCCccag GTCCTCCTGGGGAGCCGGGCCTTCCAGGCAGCAGCATTTTTTCCAAAGGAGACCCAGGCCCTTATGGCCTCACAGGGTTACCAGGCCGTAAAGGAGATAGGGGTCTCCCAGGGCCTGCAGGGTCTCAGGGCTACCCGGGACTTACAGGACAGAAAG GTGAGAGAGGTCCTGATGGTTCTATAGGTCCTCCTGGACCCAAAGGTCAGACTGGGGTCCCTGGGCCTTGGGGCCACAAGGGAGTAACTGGCTCAACTGGAGAGGCAG GTCCCAAAGGTGCTCCTGGTGACTTTATTAGGGAACGTCCAGGGAATGCTCCCCCAGGACTCCGAGGACCTGCTGGTGACCCAGGACCTCCGGGATACCCTGGTGATGCAGGTCCTCCCGGGACTCCAGGACGTAAAG gCCAGAAGGGTGCCATAGGGTACGTGGGCCTCCCTGGCAAATCAGGTCCTGCTGGTCTTGACGGTCCTGTCGGAGACCAAGGAGAAGTTGGTCAGCGAGGATTTACTGGACCTCAAG GTGTCGCAGGTCCACCCGGTGATATGGGTGCACCAGGCTACGGGGGAGCATCAAGGTCAGGCTTCCTTTTGGTTCTCCACAGCCAGTCAGTTCAGGTGCCACAGTGCCCTGGAGGCAGCAGTCAGCTTTGGGTGGGCTACAGTCTGGTCTACTTGGAGGGACAAGAGAAGGCTCACACTCAAGATCTGG GCCAGGCTGGCTCCTGCCTCCCTGTTTTCTCCACCATGCCTTTCTCCTACTGCAACAAAGCTGCCTGTCACTACTCCAGTCGCAACGACAAATCCTATTGGCTCTCCACCACCGCTCCCATACCCATGATGCCACTTTTTGGCCAGGCAATTAGGACCCACATCAGCCGCTGTGTGGTGTGTGAGACAGGTGCGCCTGCAGTGGCTTTTCACAGCCAAGATCACACAGTCCTTGCATGCCCACCTGGCTGGAGGAGCCTGTGGACGGGCTACTCTTTCCTTCTG CACACAGGGGCAGGTGATGAGGGAGGTGGCCAGTCTCTGACTTCTACTGGTAGCTGTCTGAAGGATTTCCGGACTCACCCCTTCATAGAGTGCCAGGGTGCGCGTGGCTCCTGTAACTACTTTGCAAACCTCTACAGTTTTTGGCTGACTACTGTGAGTCAGACAGAGCAGTTCATCACCCCGAGCCCTGGCACCATCAAGACAGCCGACCAACAGCGACGCAAGGCCAGTCAGTGTCACGTCTGCCTCAGAGAACAATAG